The genomic window TTTTGGATGTTGAGTGCGTATACACAAGAATCCCAATCAAAGGCTCTTGATAAAAACCTAAGGTGGAATAAAAACAGTCCTAAGAGGAGTAGGATAATAAAAAGTTTTTTCAAACTGAGTTTGCCTTCTTATCGTTTTAACAATCGATTGATGATGCTTTTATTTTTTTTATATGGAAAAAAATAAGGAGATGAAAATATCTCTTTCCCATCTTTTTTCCAAACCAGTCGATTGAGTCCCAAAAAATCCATGAGTCCACCATGTTCATATGACAAAGACAGACCTTCTGCATTTAATTGGTATTGGTTGAGCTTTTTGCCAAGCCCAGAATGACTGATTTGCCAAACTTCGTTTTTGACAATTACTGTGCGTACATTCCACTTTGAAAGTAATCGACTCATATCAATTAAAAGAGAGAAAGAAATATAAAAGTAAACGAAAGCTGATAAATAGTGATAATACCTGAGTTCATCTAAAAATGGAATTTTTAAAACTTTTGTGATTTCCAATACGCCAACAAACCAAAAGAAAAAATTTCCAAGGAAATGAATATATGGTAAACTGAAATAAAAGAAAAGGGAAACACCTACAATCAATGCAATAGATGGGATCGGGTTTGTATACAATTCATCATAAAGTGAAGTACCAAAATACATTGATTCTTTTTTGGATTTGTATTCTTTCCATTTTGAAAGTAATCGTAGGATAGGTTTCATAAAAATAGTACCTCTTCAATTTTTTTAGCAGTTTCTTGCCATGTCCACTTCTTTGTTGGGAATTTTGGCTTTCTTTCTTTTGTGTTACCTGACATGATCCGAAATGCATTTGCCCAAGCATTTGTATCTTTTGCTGGGATGTACAAATCACACTGATCCGATAAAATTTCTTTGAAGACGGGAATGTCGGATGCAACACATCGTTTGCCCTCTAACATCGCTTCCAGTAGAGGTAATCCAAAACCCTCATGTAAAGACGGGAAAAAAAATGCCTTACAAGATTGGAATGCAGAAGCCAAAGTATTTTCATCTGGTTTTTCTATGAATTGAATTCCTTTGGCTCTGATCTCTGGGTCATTTAACTTTTGGTAAAGTAAATCACCTTCATCTCCCCATCCTTTTCTTCCCATAATCAGGAGTGAGTTTTTATCTTTTGGGTAATTGGTTTTGAATTGTATAAATGCATCCACCAAACGATTGATATTTTTTCTTGGTTCTAATGTGCCCACCGTTAGAAAAAAATCTTTTGGAAATTTGATGTTTAACTTAGATCGATTGGTTTTGATTTTTGTGACACCAGGGTAAACAACAATACATTTGTCTTTGCAATTTGGTCGAAATTGCATGATTTCTTCTTTAGTATTTTTGGATAAACAAAAGACAATATCAGCATTTTTTAATGTGATAGGGGACAAAAATTTATGTTGCCAATAATTCCATTTCGCCATGGTTTCTGGAGCGGAAATAAAATTGAGATCATGGTAGTTTACATAACTAGGAATTGGTAATTTAAAGAAAGGCAACATTTGGATCGTGCCCCAAAACACTTCGATTTGATTTTGTTTTAGCCTTCTTGGTAAAATAAAATTTAGATAGAGTGGGCCTGGAATAGATTTTGGTTCAATCACCAAACGTACGTTCGGGTATAATAAATCATTAAATACAACATGGATTGGTTTGTTGCTAAAAAAATAAAATTCTTTGTCTTTATGTTTTGGTATGATTACCTTTAGGACTTCCGCCAAATAACGCGAATTCCCAGTAATTCCATACGCAAGTGGTCTGGCATCAATTCCGATTTTTGTTTTCATTGAGTGCAAACCTAACAATATAAAAATACAACAAACTTGTAGAATAAAAAAGAATGGAAAACATAGAAAGGAAGGATTCGACTTTCTGACCAACAAAGGTTCTGTGACTCAAAATTGGTAAACATAAAATCAAAATTAAAAAATACACTTCCTTGGTTTCCATTTGTGTAGAAAATACTTTGTTAAGTATAAAGTAAACAGGGACCAAACAAATGATATAACTATGGATCCAACTGATCCCACTAAATAGAGCAGAGATTAAAAATAACAAAGAGATGATTGTCCATTTTTGGTTTGGTTTTCTCCACAAAAGTAGTAATGGAATTCCATAAACAATGATGAATACCAATTGGATCAGTTTGAGAAAAGAAATTGAAAGGTTTAATAAAGGTAATCCGTAAGTGGGTTGGTTGATGAAATCAGCACCTGAAACAAAATACTTCGCAAGTGTTGAACTGAATGATTGGTTGTTTTTCCAAGAACGAAGGAGTGGATTGTTTAAAGCATTACCAAGGATTTCAGTCATCCATTCTTTTGACATTTGGATTGTATAATCCCATTGATACACCAATGGAAGGGCATTCCAGAAAACCAAACCAATCAAAAACCAGAAAATCCGACTGTATTTTTTTTCATAAACAAAAACAAAAAGAAAAACAAGAGGAGTGATTTTGATACTCACAGCTAACGCAAGTAAGAAACCACCTAAAAAATGATTTTTAACCAAAATAGAAATCATTACAAGTAAGATGAGGATTATCCCGACTTGGTTGTTTTGGATATGGCTTTCGATGAATCGAAAATTAAAAAGAATCGTGAGGATTAGAATTAAATAAGGAAATTTTGTTTTTTGGAAATTTAACTCTTTGTTTTGAAAGAGTAGGTATACTAAGATTAAAAATGAAATCCAACTTACGATCTCAAATACAAGAGCCGCATTTGGTTCTGATAAGTAAGTGATTGGAATGAGTAAAAACGAAAAAACGGGAGGGTAAATGTAGGTTGCGGTCTCATTTTGGAGGGCTAAAAGCAAAGGAAGATTTTCGGGGCGAAATAAATCTTCTGCTGTTTTGATTTTGGATTGGAGGTCAAAAGCAACATCGAATCGGTATAAATTATCTCCTGTTATCCATCGTTCACTCGCATGGTAGTAGTCCAAAAAATCAGATTTTTGGTGGGAACGATTCACAGAAGTGACTAAAAGGAACAAAAAAAGAACAGTGAGGATCCATTTCCCCTGTCTTTCCATAGGTTCTAAAAATTTCCACATAGTTCTCCTACCATTCCCAATATTTCTGGTTAATTGACAAGGTTTTCCTAAGGTGATTCCAAGATGGATTTTTTAGAAGAATTTGATTTTCATTTACCAGAAGAACAAATTGCGCGTTTCCCTGCGAAAAATCGAGATGAATCAAGATTACTCCTTGTAGACAAATCGAAGGAAACGTTTTGGGAAGCTCCACATTTTCGCAACATAGGGCAATGGTTACGACCTGGCGATGTATTGGTATTTAATGATACAAAAGTTTCGTATCGAAGGGTGTTTTTACAAGTGGAATCAGGTCGGATTCACGAATCCATTTTTTTAGAAACTGTGGATGATTCTTCCTTCGTTTGGACTTGTATCCTTAAGAATAGGGCAAAATTAAAGTTAGGTGATAACTTATGGCCTGTTGGATTCCCAAATTTTCAATTTCGATATGATGGGAAAGAGGAAGAGTTGTCCTTACTCGTATCTGACAAAATAATTTCAGATTCAGACTTTGAGATTTTTGGAACAATTCCAATCCCTCCTTATTTAAAAAGGAAAGTCATCGAAGAAGATAAAATACGATACCAAACTATCTTTGCAAAAAAATCAGGTTCTGTTGCAGCACCAACTGCAGGCCTTCATTTTACAGATTCCTTAAAAGAAGAACTTGTCCAACGGGGAATCGAATTTGTACCAGTGAACCTCCAAGTTGGTTATGGGACATTTCGTCCTTTGACCGCCGAACAATGGCAAACTAAAACCTTACACAAAGAAAAATACGAGATCACGGAAGAAACAGCGAATCGATTGAACACTGCAAAAAAAGAAGGTCGTCGTATCATTGCGATCGGAACTACGTCTCTTCGTGTGCTCGAAACTGTATTTGATTCTCAACAACAGAAATATAAGGTAGGTTTGGGTCAAACTGACATATTTTTGTCGCCAGGTGACAACATTAAATCAGTACAAGGACTGATCACAAACTTTCATTTACCTAAATCGAGTTTGTTATTACTCGTAAGTGCCTTTGCAAATAGTCGACTCGTGATGAATGTTTACAGGTATGCATTACAGAACCATTTTCGTTTTTACTCATATGGTGACTCTATGTTCTTATTTTAAAAATAGGTTTACATTCACTTTGGATTAGGAAATATGTTTTTACAGTTTCTTTATGAACTCCCCTCAAGCTTCTGTTTTTGTTTCACTTATTTCTGGCTTTGGTCTTCTTGCAGTTGTCACTTTGACACCCATCCAAGAAAACCAAGTCAAAAAATTGGAAAACTCAACAAAACTGTCGTTAGCTGAAAAAAAAACTCTAAATTCTCAGACTGAATCCAATCCAAGTTTTTCCTACCCAAAACAATCTGAATTTTCAAGTGTCCCACGTGAGACCTTAGTCTCTTTTTCACTAGATACTCCTGGAGTTTCGTTTCGTCGCGGGGTTAAACGTAGCAATTTTTCTTACTCTTATTCACGCATCGATTCCGATTTTTCTCCTGCCTTGTATTCGGCACTAGATGCAAAACAAAGTGGTGAACCTTCATTATCCCAATTCATTTTAAATGCACCATTAAACCCATCTGCTAGTTTAATTTTCCGTCAAATCGAAACAAACAAACGTACGTTATATGATCCAAAGCTACTTTTTGAATACCAAGGAAATTTTTCTGCTACTCCCTTTCTAAAAGTACAGACTTCAGTTTATAATGTTAAAACAGATAACCCAGTGGTCTCGAGTGGACTTGATGGTGGTAAATTTTCTTTTTTTTTCGGCAGTGACAAAATCCAGCTGAACCTTCGTTATAATTATGTGAACCAAAGACCAAATGCGTCCAATGGCCAACTTAGTTTTATTCCAGCACAAGACATTGCTTCACTCGGATTCATTTTCTTTTTGGGGCCAAGCAAGAATTATTCACTGTATGTTGGTAACCAAATTTTTAATGTGTTTAATGACCCTTTGTTACAAGTGAGAGACCAAAATGGTCGTTCCCCCGAAACTTTTTCTGCATCGTTTCGAGGTAAACACCCGGGCAAACTCAAAACAACTTTTTTTCTCAATTTTCAAAATCAATTTTATAAAGACGGTATGCTAGTTGGGGTTCCAGGTGGATATATGGTTGGGAATGCATTTAATGGAAAA from Leptospira paudalimensis includes these protein-coding regions:
- a CDS encoding glycosyltransferase family 4 protein, translating into MKTKIGIDARPLAYGITGNSRYLAEVLKVIIPKHKDKEFYFFSNKPIHVVFNDLLYPNVRLVIEPKSIPGPLYLNFILPRRLKQNQIEVFWGTIQMLPFFKLPIPSYVNYHDLNFISAPETMAKWNYWQHKFLSPITLKNADIVFCLSKNTKEEIMQFRPNCKDKCIVVYPGVTKIKTNRSKLNIKFPKDFFLTVGTLEPRKNINRLVDAFIQFKTNYPKDKNSLLIMGRKGWGDEGDLLYQKLNDPEIRAKGIQFIEKPDENTLASAFQSCKAFFFPSLHEGFGLPLLEAMLEGKRCVASDIPVFKEILSDQCDLYIPAKDTNAWANAFRIMSGNTKERKPKFPTKKWTWQETAKKIEEVLFL
- the queA gene encoding tRNA preQ1(34) S-adenosylmethionine ribosyltransferase-isomerase QueA; its protein translation is MDFLEEFDFHLPEEQIARFPAKNRDESRLLLVDKSKETFWEAPHFRNIGQWLRPGDVLVFNDTKVSYRRVFLQVESGRIHESIFLETVDDSSFVWTCILKNRAKLKLGDNLWPVGFPNFQFRYDGKEEELSLLVSDKIISDSDFEIFGTIPIPPYLKRKVIEEDKIRYQTIFAKKSGSVAAPTAGLHFTDSLKEELVQRGIEFVPVNLQVGYGTFRPLTAEQWQTKTLHKEKYEITEETANRLNTAKKEGRRIIAIGTTSLRVLETVFDSQQQKYKVGLGQTDIFLSPGDNIKSVQGLITNFHLPKSSLLLLVSAFANSRLVMNVYRYALQNHFRFYSYGDSMFLF
- a CDS encoding glycosyltransferase family 87 protein, coding for MWKFLEPMERQGKWILTVLFLFLLVTSVNRSHQKSDFLDYYHASERWITGDNLYRFDVAFDLQSKIKTAEDLFRPENLPLLLALQNETATYIYPPVFSFLLIPITYLSEPNAALVFEIVSWISFLILVYLLFQNKELNFQKTKFPYLILILTILFNFRFIESHIQNNQVGIILILLVMISILVKNHFLGGFLLALAVSIKITPLVFLFVFVYEKKYSRIFWFLIGLVFWNALPLVYQWDYTIQMSKEWMTEILGNALNNPLLRSWKNNQSFSSTLAKYFVSGADFINQPTYGLPLLNLSISFLKLIQLVFIIVYGIPLLLLWRKPNQKWTIISLLFLISALFSGISWIHSYIICLVPVYFILNKVFSTQMETKEVYFLILILCLPILSHRTFVGQKVESFLSMFSILFYSTSLLYFYIVRFALNENKNRN
- a CDS encoding LIMLP_18675 family protein, with translation MKPILRLLSKWKEYKSKKESMYFGTSLYDELYTNPIPSIALIVGVSLFFYFSLPYIHFLGNFFFWFVGVLEITKVLKIPFLDELRYYHYLSAFVYFYISFSLLIDMSRLLSKWNVRTVIVKNEVWQISHSGLGKKLNQYQLNAEGLSLSYEHGGLMDFLGLNRLVWKKDGKEIFSSPYFFPYKKNKSIINRLLKR